The Christensenella timonensis DNA segment ACGGTATATGTGCCGTATGGAAGCAATGGGGACGTTGCCTTGCCGTCCGCGTCTGTTTTCATCGTTGCGTAAAGTGCTCCACTGGATTTCAGCCTGATCTCAAACTCCACATTCGCAAGCGGCGGCTTGATGTCAGGATCGGGATCCGCGCCGCCTGTCAGCTCGTGCGAACCGAACTTCACGATACTGATGTACCCTTTCTTTACCTGATCCGTCACAACGACGTCCTTGATTTCCGCTACCATATCCGCATCGGTAAGAGTAACTGTCACAGGGTTCGGGTTAAGGATGTACCCCTCCGGCGCGGGAGATTTCTCATACACTTTATAGGTCCCAAGCGGAAGCTCCTTTGATGTGGCCGACTGGCTGCCTGCCGCAGACAATGTATCCGCAACATTCCCGCTTGAATCCCGTATTTCAAAGTGGGCGTTATACAGGGACGCATCGCCCTGCGGTGTGCCGCCTGTTTCCGCGTCGTGCTTGCTTACTCGTATTTTTGCAAACGCAGGCGTTGAGAAGCTGAACGTTCCCGATCCCGCCGGATGATAACCGCCGCTGCTGATCGAAATGAGGTTCTGCGTTGCGGAATCGTTTGTTACATACAGGAAGATATTCGGCGTGATCCGGTTGTCGATTCCATTCGCGGATAAGCTGATGCTCTTGTTCCCGTTGCCGGATGCGGGAATCTTGATTGTCAGGCGGTCCCCATCCATTCCCGTGAAGCCCTCTACCACCGTTCCGGCAGGCAGCAATTCGCGGTTCAAGGTATATCCTCCGTTGCAGTTTTCGAGGGAAACGCTTGTGCTTCCGACAAAGTACCCGCCTTGATAGTTAAATTCCATATTTGCGGGCGAAAAATGTACTTTATGCTGCATCAGTTCAAGGTTTCTTGCGTGCTCCAGCAATTCGTCGGCCCAATCAAGGACCGCCTCGCAGCCTGCCGCCGCCCTGAGATTACCCGGATTGTCCCTCCTGTTCGTAAATCCCCAAAAATCCGGATCACCCTGCTCGGATAGCCAAAACCGTATGGCGTTTGCGGTGGCGTATCGTGCTTCGTCATCGTTCAGATTATCCGGCTTGTCGCATGGGTATCCATATTCCAGGATGATCTGTAAACCAACAAGCGTCCGTGTATCATACCAAGCCGCAAGATCGGCTTCTTCAAAGTCGATCCCACTATGCGGCGATGACATTTTGTGTTGCAGGCAGTACGCGATCTCGCCTGTTTCCACAATGTAATGGCGGGGTGTTTTCAATCCCACCCAATCGCCGCTTCCATTGAGGTATTCAAAATATCTCGGCGTTGCGTCATCTGGATCAGACTCTATCGTAACTCGGTCCATTGCCGATGCTGTAAGTGGTATGAGCATCGACATCAGTATGATGGCCGCCAAAACCAGTGCATATATTCTTTTCTCTATCATATGTTCCTCCTACTACAAATATAAAACGCCCTGTATTTCAGGCGTTTAGAGTTCCTGTTCTTCTGTTTCCAGATCGGGCGGCGGTTCGACTGCGGCTTCCTTGCCAAAATCCCAGCTGTATACCTTCCCTATTTTGTCACCTATCCGTTCCGTATACCATGCGATTTCAGCCGTACAATCCTTTCCCATATATATATCACAGAGCAAGGATTTATACTGATATTCGGTTATACTATCCTTAACTGCACGGTAAAGATAATGGTTCGTACCGTCATGATGGTACGCGTCGCAGCGGAAATCTCCTTTGCTGTCCACATACCATTCGCACATATCGCTTTCATCGTTCAGGCAATCTTTGATCTTTCCACTTTCGATCTCCTTGTATCCCTGGTGCCGCCCATTCCATAGCCCCAAATCCGCTATGACGAGAATACAGGTGTTGAGATTGATATTCAAATTCATGCGCTCATCGTCAAGGTATTCTCTGTTGTTTTCATACATGATTTGTATTCGCTCGTCATCGCTCAAATCTGGATACTGTTCTTCTAAATCTGCCTTCCAATCCCTTTCATAATCCAGATTAACGTTGCTCCATATGATATACCGTTTTTCTGGATCGTCCTGCACTTGTACAGCTTCCGGCATACTATCCCACCTCCATTAAAGAAACATTCATTGTATACTAAGAATTATCTCTCCGGGACTATAATGTCTTTTTCATGATCTGGTTCCTTATGGAAAGCGCAGATTTTTCCGTTGCTGTCATAGATCGGTGTGTAGAGATTATCTGTCCGAAGATACATTCCATCCATTCCCGCCCCTCCGATATATCTTCCTTGTTCGTCTATCTCATCATCAAGTAAAACGGTCCCATCTTCCAGCAGATATCCCGGTATCTTACGTCGGTTCAAATATCCATAGGATATTTCCCGCGATACCACCTTTAAATCTTTTGCCATTGAATAATCCTCCGTATATCCAGACACTAAAAAACGCCCGAAATTTCAGGCGTTTCTATAAGTCTTAACTGTTACCCGACTTCTACGATGGTATATCTTTTTCCATCATACTTTACTGACGCAACATATACTGTGCTGTAATCCCCCTGTCCGATCTCGGAAGCGTGGGTTGCGGAGAATACTCCCATAGATTTTCCTCCGTCGTTTGATTTTGATACCGACCTTCGGCTGCTTGCCCCCCATATGCTTCCTGCACGCGCCATTTCCTGGGCCTCTCCTTCAAGGCCGCCGCTGCCACCGTATTCTAGCGGCGCCATGCCGTACATTTCGCGCACTTCATTTACCCCGCTGCAAACCGCTTGTCCGTAAGAACTCCCTGACCATTCCATTTCCGGTTCGGGTTCGGGTGTCGGTTCCGGCGTTGGAACGGGCGTTGGTTCAGGAGTGGGCGCAGGCGTTGAAGCAGGAGCGGGTTCGGGGACTGATGCTGCCTGCGGCGTATTCCCACCTCCTGCCGATGCGCTACCTGATCTTTGCGGTTTTTCCGATCCGGTTTCCTTTTTACTTCCATTTTCCGGCTTGTTGCCAACATTGCTTTCGCTGGAAGCAGACGCGCTTGGCAAAGCACCCGTGCTTGCCACCGGCGCGGTACTCGCCGCTGCACTTGGAGATGCCGAAGCTGACGGAATAGCGCTTACTTCTGCGCTCGCCGTTGCCGTTGGTTCTTCCGGCTTTTGTTCGACCTTATCGTTTCCGCAAGACGCAAATGTGACCATCGCCCCCGCCGCCATGACCATCGCCAATATTCTGTTCGTATGCTTTTTCATAAAGATATCCTCCTTGTTCTTGATACTCTCATACTAAGGCGGCTGTATTTCTTTTGTCTAATTTTGAGCTTCACAAATTTGATAAATTCCATGTTGAAATTGTGAGCAGGACAGTCAAAACGATCATGAAAATCCCTAAATTCCGGTATCTTTTGACGCCGCATTTCTTAAACCGCAACAACAACAGGCATGACGCGACGATCCCAAGCAGGATCATGAATAGTTGCATTCCCATTTCTTTATCCCTTTCCTGAAATAAAAAATGCGCTTGCTTCTGCAAACGCTTCCCTCACCGGACGAGCTTGATATCGTCCCGTTGATGTTCCTTTTTCCACCCCTCCAGTAATTTTATAATGACCTCCTGCATCTGTTTGGGGGTATAGTCCTTTGGAAAATACTTCTGCAACGTCTGCCCTCTGAGCGTCACCTTCATATCCAACGGCTGCTCGGTACGCATGATTGCTTCAATCGCGCTTTCCGTTAGTGTCCCTTCCTTGCTCATCTGCTTGATGAGGGATGATTGCTTCGTGGTCAAGCCGCCATATTTCTCAAGTGCGCAGCCTACCCATATTTGTTCTTCGTTTTTCAAATACGATATGTCTACCGCAGGCGTAAAAAGAAGCTCTTTATAATCCACCTTATCCAAAAGCGGCTCTATTAGGTACGTGAGACGGATGTATCTTTCAATTTGATTTCTGCTATCCCCTGATTGTTCCGCCATAATATCAGTGGTCCTCATTAAATGTGTCCCATTTTGGGACACATTTTTTGGTAATCGCCCAACTTTTCTTTTTAAAGCATCAAATTTCATCCTGTAAGCAAAAGCTTTCTCACTGAATAACAGATGCGCACGCTGCCCTAAATTGGTGTCCACCATGATGATTGTAGCGGTATCGTCGTCCATAGACGTAACAATGGCAGGAGCCGTTTCCAGTCCTGCCATGATTGCCGCTTGCAGCCGCCTATGCCCCGCGATGGTCTCTACACCCGTTTTGCCCTCGCGTGGTCTTGCCAATATTGGTGTTTGTATCCCGATTCTTTCAACGCTGTCGATAAGTTCCAACATTTCGGGATCGTCCCGTATTTTAAACGGATGTCCTTTGAACGGGTAAAAATCATCGATTGGCAACTCTACGATTTCCCTTTTTTCGCTTGTTTCCGGCAGCGTTGAAGGAAACCAACTGTCCGAATCGATCTTTACTTTCCCGCCGTTCTTGCTCATTCGCAATTACCTCCTTTGCCAGTAATTCATATTGTGCAGCCGCTTTATTGCGGGGACAATGTTTGAGGATGCTGACTCCACTTTTTCCGCACTCCTTCAATTTCACCGTATAAGGGATGCAGGATTCATACACATGATCCGTTCGGCACAATTTGTTTATGATCGAGTCTCGTTCCTGCTTGGTATAGTTGGTCTGGTTATTCATCATCGTGATAAGGATGCCGTCAATTCCCAAAGTAGGGTTGAGGTTGCTTTGCCTGATCTTTT contains these protein-coding regions:
- a CDS encoding ParB/RepB/Spo0J family partition protein, giving the protein MSKNGGKVKIDSDSWFPSTLPETSEKREIVELPIDDFYPFKGHPFKIRDDPEMLELIDSVERIGIQTPILARPREGKTGVETIAGHRRLQAAIMAGLETAPAIVTSMDDDTATIIMVDTNLGQRAHLLFSEKAFAYRMKFDALKRKVGRLPKNVSQNGTHLMRTTDIMAEQSGDSRNQIERYIRLTYLIEPLLDKVDYKELLFTPAVDISYLKNEEQIWVGCALEKYGGLTTKQSSLIKQMSKEGTLTESAIEAIMRTEQPLDMKVTLRGQTLQKYFPKDYTPKQMQEVIIKLLEGWKKEHQRDDIKLVR